The genomic segment GATCATCATGGCGGAAGATTTCCCGCCCGCAGGTGTCCGTCCGTGCGTTTATTACCCTGGCCACTCTCTTCCCTGGGGGAAACACGGGGTACAGTAAAACAGGGGGGTAAACACGGGGGGAGAGTAAAACACGGGGCAAGACAGATACGGAAGCTCGGGGGGGTCTCTACACCAACAAACAGCACTTACCGTCCACCTCATCGACGCCGATGACCCCCGGAGAGAAGCAGCGCTGCAGTCGATCCGCCAGCTCCCCCTCGATGGGGCACAACAGGGTGATCTCGGGCAGCAGCCGGTAACTGGCCGTGGCCACGGGAGAGAACTTGGCGTGGTCTTTCCCTGCCGAGGGAGGGAGACGTGTTACAGAACCGACCCCCCCGCTGCGCCAGTCTGTATGTGAATGAGCCCCCCATTCCTGTGCCCCCCGGGCCCCCCACTCACCGATGCCCTTCACGCAGTGCATGATAACGCTGATCTCCTGCCCGGGGCGCAGCTGCGCAATCAGAATGTCGCCATGGACGGGCCGAGGGGGGTCAGTCTCTGGGAACAGGTCGGACTGGTTGCCCTGTGGGAGCCACTTCATGTGACTGGTGTAAACTGGGAGAGAGAGAGCGTCGGGCCGGGGGTTAGGGAACCAGGACACCCAATGAGAATTGGGCATCAAGATCATGTGACACGGGTCCGATTACCTTTATGGTTCAGGTAGAGCTCATTTGGGTCGGAACAATCCTTGGAGGCTCTGGGGTTCCTGGTGCACTTGACGTTCAGCTCAAACTGTAGGGTGTCTATCTCTGTGCCCTCGCCCTCCTCTGCTGGGCAAATAGGGTGGCAACTGAGCAGGCGGGTATATACACACGTGTAACCatggcaacatactgagccctcacatacacaggcgggtatatacacacgtgtaaccatggcaacatactgagccctcacatacacaggcGGGTATATACACATGTAACTATGGTaacatactgagccctcacatacacaggcgggtatatacacacatgtaaccatggcaacatactgagccctcacatacacaggcgggtatatacacacatgtaaccatggcaacatactgagccctcacatacacaggcgggtatatacacatgtaactatggcaacatactgagccctcacatacacaggcgggtatatacacacatgtaaccatggcaacatactgagccctcacatacacaggcgggtatatacacacatgtaactatggcaacatactgagccctcacatacaAAGCCGGGTATATACACTtgtaactatggcaacatactgagccctcacatacacaggcgggtatatacacacatgtaaccatggcaacatactgagccctcacatacacaggcgggtatatacacacatgtaactatggcaacatactgagccctcacatacacaggcgggtatatacacacatgtaaccatggcaacatactgagccctcacatacacaggcgggtatatacacacacgtaactatggcaacatactgagccctcacatacacaggcgggtatatacacacatgtaaccatggcaacatactgagccctcacatacacaggcgggtatatacacatgtaactatggcaacatactgagccctcacatacacGGGAggttatatacacacatgtaaccatggcaacatactgagccctcacatacacaggcgggtatatacacatgtaactatggcaacatactgagccctcacatacacGGGAggttatatacacacatgtaaccatggcaacatactgagccctcacatacacaggcgggtatatatacatgtaactatggcaacatactgagccctcacatacacaggcgggtatatacacatgtaactatggcaacatactgagccctcacatacacGGGAggttatatacacacatgtaaccatggcaacatactgagccctcacatacacagacgggtatatacacatgtaactatggcaacatacTAAGCCCTCACGTACACGGGCTGGTATATACACATGTAACTATGGTaacatactgagccctcacatacacaggcgggtatatacacacatgtaaccatggcaacatactgagccctcacatacacaggcgggtatatacacacatgtaaccatggcaacatactgagccctcacatacacaggcgggtatatacacatgtaaccatggcaacatactgagccctcacatacacaggcgggtatatacacacatgtaaccatggcaacatactgagccctcacatacacaggcgggtatatacacacatgtaactatggcaacatactgagccctcacatacacaggcgggtatatacacacatgtaactatggcaacatactgagccctcacatacaAAGCCGGGTATATACACTtgtaactatggcaacatactgagccctcacatacacaggcgggtatatacacacatgtaaccatggcaacatactgagccctcacatacacaggcgggtatatacacacatgtaactatggcaacatactgagccctcacatacacaggtgggaatatacacacatgtaactatggcaacatactgagccctcacatacacaggcgggtatatacacacgtaactatggcaacatactgagccctcacatacacaggcgggtatatacacacacgtaactatggcaacatactgagccctcacatacacaggcgggtatatacacacatgtaaccatggcaacatactgagccctcacatacacagacgggtatatacacatgtaactatggcaacatactaagccctcacatacacaggtgggaatatacacacatgtaactatggcaacatactgagccctcacatacacaggtgggaatatacacacatgtaactatggcaacatactgagccctcacatacacaggcgggtatatacacacgtaactatggcaacatactgagccctcacatacacaggcgggtatatacacacacgtaactatggcaacatactgagccctcacatacacaggcgggtatatacacacatgtaaccatggcaacatactgagccctcacatacacaggcgggtatatatacatgtaactatggcaacatactgagccctcacatacacaggcgggtatatacacatgtaactatggcaacatactgagccctcacatacacGGGAggttatatacacacatgtaaccatggcaacatactgagccctcacatacacagacgggtatatacacatgtaactatggcaacatacTAAGCCCTCACATACACGGGCTGGTATATACACatgtaactatggcaacatactgagccctcacatacacgggcggg from the Xenopus tropicalis strain Nigerian chromosome 5, UCB_Xtro_10.0, whole genome shotgun sequence genome contains:
- the polr1c gene encoding DNA-directed RNA polymerases I and III subunit RPAC1 isoform X3 — its product is MVHTTDFPGNYMGYNDTWNYGRFENNFRIDIVKMEGDTLEFDMVGIDAAIANAFRRILLAEVPTMAVEKVYVYNNTSIIQDEILAHRLGLIPIRVDPRLFEYRSAAEEGEGTEIDTLQFELNVKCTRNPRASKDCSDPNELYLNHKVYTSHMKWLPQGNQSDLFPETDPPRPVHGDILIAQLRPGQEISVIMHCVKGIGKDHAKFSPVATASYRLLPEITLLCPIEGELADRLQRCFSPGVIGVDEVDGKRVARVINARTDTCGREIFRHDDLKDLVRMARVRDYYIFSVESTGILPPDILVSEAIKVLMGKCRRFLDELDTSQMD